The Candidatus Sericytochromatia bacterium genome contains a region encoding:
- a CDS encoding flagellin, with product MRINTNMNALVTQRNMQAVGNNLSKSLERLSSGLRVNTAADDASGIARSETARAQIRGMNVAERNIQDGMGLLNTAEGALAQVQSILLRMRELSVTASNGTLQDTPDRASLQAEFAALGAEMDRIRDTTTFNGKKVFEEITGFSPMSGTTATDPNTITATDQAVEIRRAAFRGGAYSDGTTTFDRVRIDDTVETTNTTVTPRTGDPYDTFSLQIGPNNNAEDRLALTTAKLDFAFALGTDDDTATGDFDSAGPVDFTPTAPSIGTEANARQMITSIDDYLAYVTNQRTAMGAQSNRLEAAQSILQITRENLQAVDSRIRDTDVAMEMTNLTKQQILMQTSTAILAQANAQPQSVLSLFK from the coding sequence ATGCAAGCGGTCGGTAACAACCTGTCGAAGTCCCTGGAACGCCTGTCGAGCGGCCTGCGGGTGAACACCGCGGCTGATGACGCATCCGGCATTGCCCGTTCTGAAACGGCCCGCGCTCAGATTCGGGGCATGAACGTGGCAGAGCGAAACATCCAGGACGGCATGGGCTTGTTGAACACAGCGGAAGGCGCCTTGGCGCAGGTCCAGAGCATCCTGCTCCGGATGCGGGAACTGTCCGTCACCGCCTCGAACGGGACGTTGCAGGACACCCCGGACCGCGCCTCGCTGCAGGCTGAGTTTGCGGCGCTGGGCGCTGAAATGGACCGGATTCGAGACACGACCACTTTCAACGGTAAGAAGGTGTTCGAAGAGATCACGGGCTTCTCGCCCATGAGCGGAACCACTGCCACCGACCCGAACACCATCACGGCGACTGACCAAGCTGTCGAAATCCGCAGGGCAGCCTTCCGCGGCGGGGCCTATTCGGACGGAACCACCACCTTTGACCGCGTCCGGATCGACGATACGGTAGAGACCACCAACACGACGGTCACTCCCCGCACGGGCGACCCTTACGACACCTTCAGCCTGCAAATTGGCCCCAATAACAATGCTGAGGACCGCCTGGCCCTGACCACCGCCAAGCTCGACTTTGCCTTCGCGCTGGGGACGGACGACGATACGGCAACGGGCGACTTCGACTCGGCGGGGCCCGTGGACTTCACGCCGACGGCGCCCAGCATCGGAACGGAAGCCAACGCCCGGCAGATGATCACCAGCATCGACGACTACCTCGCCTACGTGACCAACCAGCGCACGGCGATGGGTGCGCAGAGCAACCGCCTGGAGGCAGCCCAGTCCATCTTGCAGATTACCCGCGAAAACCTGCAAGCGGTGGACAGTCGCATCCGCGACACGGACGTGGCCATGGAAATGACGAACCTGACCAAGCAGCAGATCCTGATGCAGACGTCGACCGCCATTCTGGCTCAGGCCAACGCCCAGCCACAGTCGGTGTTGTCGCTGTTCAAGTAA
- a CDS encoding tetratricopeptide repeat protein, with product MHVAPHLASANALLEQGCYAEAQQALTEAAVQHPLCAETRHCLGQLFLQRGEWEVAAHWLDAALQRSPGRRDTRFQLAWSLWKLHRPQAGLDLLATLESTPTISHLRARLLLDLGRANDALVALSGCELPAADLERGWACWLVGQMDPAKHAWSRWLRAGAADWGTKDALAICLFLLGGGPRVPLCPERPREPIQHLARWFRWLCQHGYDGELEQLIDRGRTLPLPLWRGLQKEWLATAQAEKKPALVDRLRTDVEC from the coding sequence ATGCACGTCGCGCCCCACCTCGCCAGCGCCAACGCATTGTTGGAACAGGGCTGCTACGCCGAAGCGCAACAGGCGCTGACCGAGGCCGCCGTCCAGCATCCTCTCTGTGCCGAAACCCGCCACTGCCTCGGACAACTGTTCCTGCAACGCGGTGAATGGGAGGTGGCGGCGCACTGGCTCGACGCGGCGCTGCAACGCTCGCCCGGTCGCCGTGATACCCGCTTTCAGCTGGCCTGGAGTCTGTGGAAACTCCATCGGCCGCAGGCCGGTCTCGACCTGCTGGCGACGCTGGAAAGCACCCCCACCATCTCCCACCTGCGTGCGCGGTTGCTGCTGGACCTGGGCCGGGCAAACGACGCCCTGGTTGCCCTGAGCGGATGCGAACTGCCCGCCGCGGATCTCGAACGGGGCTGGGCTTGCTGGCTGGTCGGGCAGATGGACCCCGCCAAGCACGCCTGGTCACGCTGGCTGCGAGCGGGTGCCGCCGACTGGGGCACCAAGGACGCCCTGGCCATCTGTCTGTTCCTGCTGGGGGGAGGACCGCGGGTGCCCCTTTGCCCCGAACGTCCCCGGGAACCGATCCAGCATCTCGCGAGATGGTTTCGCTGGCTGTGTCAGCACGGCTACGACGGTGAACTGGAACAACTGATCGACCGAGGCAGGACACTGCCCCTCCCGCTCTGGAGAGGGTTACAGAAGGAATGGTTGGCCACCGCACAGGCAGAAAAAAAGCCGGCCCTGGTGGACCGGCTCCGCACTGACGTGGAGTGTTAA
- a CDS encoding DUF1292 domain-containing protein, whose amino-acid sequence MEQELEAQEDIVTLVDEEGKNHDFQVVDIIEVDGREYALLLPADADDPEQEEVLVLRFEVDRFEMIEDEAEFQAVVKKLEEYTDEGEEA is encoded by the coding sequence ATGGAACAGGAATTGGAAGCCCAGGAAGACATCGTCACCTTGGTCGACGAAGAGGGCAAGAATCACGATTTCCAGGTGGTCGACATCATCGAAGTCGATGGGCGCGAGTACGCGTTGCTGCTCCCCGCAGACGCGGATGATCCGGAGCAGGAAGAGGTCTTGGTGCTGCGCTTCGAGGTCGATCGGTTCGAGATGATCGAAGATGAAGCGGAGTTTCAAGCGGTCGTCAAGAAACTGGAAGAGTACACTGACGAGGGCGAGGAAGCCTGA
- the ruvX gene encoding Holliday junction resolvase RuvX encodes LVVGYPRNMDGSIGEQARFVERFVESLQAAIALPVELVDERLTTRQAENAMRALNVKAKRRKELIDQQAAALILQTFLDRQARAAREAEQPAHDEE; translated from the coding sequence GCTTGTGGTAGGCTATCCCCGGAACATGGACGGCTCCATTGGCGAGCAAGCTCGCTTCGTGGAACGCTTTGTGGAATCCCTCCAGGCGGCGATCGCCCTTCCCGTGGAGCTGGTGGACGAACGTCTCACCACCCGTCAGGCCGAAAATGCTATGCGGGCACTCAACGTCAAGGCGAAACGGCGCAAGGAGCTCATCGACCAACAGGCGGCGGCGTTGATCTTGCAAACCTTCCTGGACCGCCAGGCCCGGGCAGCCCGCGAGGCAGAGCAACCTGCACACGACGAGGAGTAG